A DNA window from Gillisia sp. Hel1_33_143 contains the following coding sequences:
- a CDS encoding arsenate reductase family protein yields the protein MSEIATSKKQITFYYNSNSGLAKQTLAYAKAEGLPIQTIDLIKTKLTGTQIVELADKLNIRAADLVNQEHPFYKTNFENHNFSTDDWIKMIQNNPEIMNQPIAIRGDITILVKTPTDIINI from the coding sequence ATGAGCGAGATAGCCACTTCAAAAAAACAGATCACATTTTATTATAACTCTAATTCTGGATTAGCAAAGCAAACTTTGGCCTATGCAAAAGCTGAAGGATTACCTATCCAAACCATAGATCTTATAAAAACCAAACTTACCGGAACTCAGATTGTAGAACTAGCAGATAAATTAAACATACGTGCTGCCGATCTGGTAAATCAAGAACATCCATTCTATAAAACCAATTTTGAAAATCATAATTTCTCTACAGATGATTGGATAAAAATGATCCAAAACAATCCTGAAATTATGAATCAACCCATTGCTATAAGAGGTGATATTACTATTTTAGTAAAAACTCCAACAGATATTATTAATATATAG
- the pta gene encoding phosphate acetyltransferase, which translates to MTSKPTNKAIYITTTEPNSGKSIVSLGLMQALLGKAAKVGYFRPIIDDSKTGKIDNHINTVSTYFNLDIDFNDAYAFRRSEVIKMKNDNKDEEIIRIIIEKYKAIEKRFDFVLVEGTSFVGEGSIIEFDINVLIAKNLNVPAIILASGVGKTLDELVGNLQMAFDSFKDKGVEVLSIIANKIEEKNQELIILSLKNNLPKGVLVNAIPLNPILGSPSIKEIVDVLDGKVLFGDAFINNQAGNFSVGAMQLPNYLKHLKENGLVITPGDRADIILGALQANVSENYPSISGILLTGGLIPEDSIIKLIEGLSDIVPIVSVNGGTYAVTNTIGNIKSQIYAGNTQKITSSIQDFEKYVSVDALVERLITFKSNGVTPRMFRYNLLNQAKAKKKHIVLPEGLDERILKATKQLIDLDVVNITLLGNKKQIEEKIATLEIALDVDKIIIIDPIEYKNFDDYANTLYELRKHKNVNLAMAKDLMEDVSYFGTMMVYKGDADGMVSGAIHTTQHTIVPALQFIKTKPEASIVSSVFFMLLEDRVSVYGDCAINPNPTSEQLAEIAISSAATSKAFGIEPKIAMLSYSSGTSGVGEDVERVRRATEIVKSKRPDLKVEGPIQYDAAVDIKVGKLKLPNSEVAGQANVFIFPDLNTGNNTYKAVQRETKALAIGPIIQGLNKPVNDLSRGCNVEDIFNTVIVTAIQAQEVQNN; encoded by the coding sequence ATGACCAGTAAGCCAACTAACAAAGCCATATACATTACCACTACAGAACCCAACAGCGGTAAGTCTATTGTCTCTTTAGGTTTAATGCAAGCGCTCCTAGGAAAGGCTGCAAAAGTGGGATATTTCAGGCCAATTATAGACGATTCTAAAACCGGGAAGATTGATAATCATATCAATACGGTTTCCACCTATTTCAATTTAGATATAGATTTTAATGATGCTTATGCTTTTAGAAGAAGTGAGGTCATTAAGATGAAAAATGATAATAAGGATGAGGAGATCATTAGAATTATTATTGAAAAATACAAAGCGATAGAAAAGCGTTTCGATTTTGTACTGGTAGAAGGGACTAGTTTTGTTGGAGAAGGTTCTATAATAGAATTTGATATAAATGTATTGATCGCCAAAAATTTAAATGTTCCTGCCATTATTTTAGCTAGTGGTGTTGGCAAAACATTAGATGAATTGGTAGGCAACCTTCAAATGGCCTTCGATTCTTTTAAGGATAAAGGTGTAGAAGTACTTAGCATCATAGCTAATAAAATTGAAGAAAAGAATCAGGAACTAATTATTTTATCATTAAAGAATAATTTACCTAAAGGAGTACTTGTAAATGCCATTCCGCTAAATCCTATTTTAGGGTCTCCATCTATTAAAGAGATCGTAGATGTTTTGGATGGGAAAGTGCTCTTTGGAGATGCCTTTATTAATAATCAGGCTGGTAATTTTAGTGTGGGGGCCATGCAATTGCCTAATTACCTTAAGCATTTAAAAGAAAATGGATTGGTAATTACACCTGGAGATAGAGCAGATATCATACTTGGTGCACTTCAGGCAAATGTCTCTGAGAACTACCCTTCTATTTCCGGTATTTTATTAACCGGAGGATTAATTCCAGAGGACTCTATAATTAAGCTTATTGAAGGATTGTCCGACATAGTTCCTATTGTTTCAGTTAATGGTGGAACCTATGCTGTTACTAATACTATAGGAAATATAAAATCTCAGATCTATGCAGGAAATACGCAGAAGATCACCTCCTCCATTCAGGATTTTGAAAAGTATGTAAGTGTAGATGCTTTAGTAGAAAGGCTTATTACTTTTAAATCGAATGGAGTTACACCACGAATGTTTAGATACAATCTACTGAATCAAGCTAAAGCTAAGAAAAAACATATAGTGCTGCCGGAAGGACTGGATGAGCGAATTTTAAAGGCCACGAAGCAGCTTATAGATCTAGATGTAGTAAATATTACACTACTTGGCAATAAGAAACAAATTGAAGAAAAAATAGCTACGTTAGAAATTGCATTAGATGTAGATAAGATCATCATTATAGATCCTATTGAATATAAAAATTTTGATGATTATGCCAATACCTTATATGAATTAAGAAAACATAAGAATGTAAATCTTGCCATGGCTAAAGATCTTATGGAAGATGTTTCATATTTTGGAACCATGATGGTGTATAAAGGAGATGCAGATGGAATGGTATCTGGAGCTATTCATACTACGCAACATACTATAGTTCCTGCACTACAATTTATAAAGACGAAGCCAGAAGCTTCTATTGTCTCTTCAGTTTTCTTTATGCTCCTGGAAGATCGTGTTTCGGTTTATGGTGATTGTGCTATTAATCCTAATCCAACATCAGAACAACTGGCTGAAATAGCAATTTCATCTGCCGCTACCAGTAAAGCATTTGGAATAGAGCCTAAAATAGCCATGCTCTCTTATTCTTCCGGTACATCTGGAGTTGGAGAAGATGTGGAACGTGTTAGGAGAGCTACGGAAATTGTAAAATCTAAAAGACCAGACTTAAAAGTAGAAGGTCCTATACAATATGATGCTGCAGTAGATATTAAAGTAGGTAAGTTAAAGCTACCAAATTCTGAAGTTGCCGGCCAAGCCAACGTTTTTATATTTCCAGATCTAAATACCGGAAATAACACCTATAAAGCGGTTCAAAGAGAAACAAAGGCATTAGCTATAGGCCCTATTATTCAAGGTTTGAACAAACCGGTTAATGATCTTAGTAGAGGTTGTAACGTAGAAGATATTTTTAATACAGTAATAGTAACAGCTATACAAGCACAAGAAGTTCAAAATAATTAA
- a CDS encoding acetate/propionate family kinase: MNILIINSGSSSIKFQLIQMPSETLVCSGLVERIGNKDAVLNYKNETIKLKQIHYINNHKQGLQIIIDLLLDAENGVIEDIKEIAAVGHRVVHGGNSFSNTALVTPEVKQKIQQYAPLAPLHNPSNLEGIEIAEEYFPHAKQIAVFDTAFHQTIPTKARKYAIPNDLYEDKDIQVYGFHGTSHKYVSEKAIEYLKLERSKIISIHLGNGCSMTAIQDGKSIDHSMGFAPTNGLIMGSRSGDIDHSVIFYLVNSLGYSLENVNNLLTKKSGMLGLTGYNDLRDIEKEAEKGNIDCLLALEMNAYRIKKFIGTYVAAMNGLDAIIFTAGIGENSSLMRELVCKDMDFFGIELDKDKNNGKAKSIREISTSTDKARILVIPTNEELEIAKQAYCLLN; the protein is encoded by the coding sequence ATGAATATTTTAATAATAAACTCTGGAAGTTCATCTATAAAATTCCAATTAATACAGATGCCTTCAGAAACTTTAGTTTGTAGCGGTTTGGTAGAGCGAATTGGTAATAAGGATGCTGTTCTAAATTACAAGAACGAGACCATTAAATTAAAGCAAATACATTACATCAATAATCATAAACAAGGTTTACAGATTATAATAGATCTTTTGCTAGATGCTGAGAATGGCGTTATTGAAGATATCAAAGAAATAGCCGCTGTAGGTCACAGAGTGGTACATGGAGGAAATTCTTTTTCTAATACTGCACTGGTAACTCCAGAAGTAAAGCAAAAGATACAGCAATATGCTCCATTGGCACCATTACATAATCCTAGTAATCTAGAAGGTATTGAAATTGCTGAAGAGTACTTTCCACATGCAAAGCAAATAGCTGTATTTGATACCGCCTTTCATCAAACAATTCCTACAAAAGCGAGAAAATATGCAATTCCAAATGATCTTTATGAAGATAAGGACATTCAGGTATATGGTTTTCACGGTACAAGTCATAAATACGTTTCTGAAAAGGCCATCGAATATCTGAAATTAGAAAGATCTAAGATCATTAGTATTCATTTAGGCAATGGTTGCAGTATGACAGCTATTCAAGATGGAAAAAGTATAGATCATAGCATGGGATTTGCTCCTACTAACGGACTCATTATGGGGTCTAGAAGTGGAGATATAGATCATTCTGTCATATTTTATTTGGTGAACAGCTTAGGCTATAGCTTAGAGAACGTAAATAATCTTCTCACAAAGAAGAGTGGAATGCTAGGACTAACTGGTTATAATGATCTTAGAGATATTGAAAAGGAGGCCGAAAAAGGGAATATAGATTGCTTACTGGCTTTAGAGATGAATGCTTATAGAATTAAAAAATTTATTGGAACTTACGTTGCAGCCATGAATGGATTAGACGCCATTATCTTTACTGCTGGGATAGGAGAAAACTCTAGCCTAATGCGAGAATTGGTATGTAAGGATATGGATTTCTTCGGAATAGAATTGGATAAGGATAAGAATAATGGAAAAGCAAAATCTATAAGAGAAATTAGTACTTCTACTGATAAAGCTAGAATTCTAGTAATACCAACCAATGAAGAATTAGAGATCGCTAAACAGGCATATTGTTTACTTAACTAA
- a CDS encoding DoxX family protein has product MTLTTILVLISTISFLFFGISCFVTAEMKTEFIRYGLSDKLKLVGTLQIIGALALGLGYLYLPTLAIIGAIGLSILMLFGFGVRLKIKDNFIQSAPSIIFAFLNAYIAIVMIMNN; this is encoded by the coding sequence ATGACTCTGACAACAATTTTGGTTCTAATTTCAACTATATCTTTCTTATTCTTTGGAATTAGTTGCTTTGTAACTGCAGAAATGAAGACAGAATTTATTAGATACGGTCTAAGTGACAAATTAAAATTGGTGGGTACTCTACAAATAATAGGAGCGTTAGCCTTAGGTTTAGGATATCTTTATTTACCAACATTAGCAATTATAGGAGCCATAGGACTTTCCATTCTGATGCTCTTTGGTTTTGGAGTAAGGCTAAAAATTAAAGATAATTTTATTCAATCTGCACCATCAATAATATTTGCATTTCTTAACGCTTATATTGCCATTGTTATGATTATGAATAATTAA
- a CDS encoding DoxX family protein, translated as MDYITIAVQLIVGLSILNVWLIQYNKNTQWRGGDATTIKEEFAAYGLPVWSLYVIGFLKVTLAIALICGIWFSELIKPAAIGLAVLLTGSILMHLKINDPLKKSLPAFLFLVLCLLLIFVL; from the coding sequence ATGGACTATATTACTATCGCGGTTCAACTCATTGTGGGTTTAAGTATCCTAAATGTTTGGCTTATACAATATAATAAGAATACGCAATGGAGAGGTGGTGATGCAACAACCATAAAGGAAGAATTTGCTGCTTATGGTTTACCTGTTTGGAGTCTCTATGTTATAGGGTTCTTAAAGGTTACTTTGGCAATCGCTCTTATCTGCGGAATATGGTTTTCAGAACTTATTAAACCTGCTGCTATTGGATTAGCAGTGTTGCTAACAGGTTCTATATTAATGCATTTAAAGATCAACGATCCTCTTAAAAAATCTCTTCCAGCATTCTTATTTTTAGTGTTATGCCTGTTATTGATATTTGTGCTATAA
- a CDS encoding EamA family transporter has product MPRSSQTLLIILAFFSIYVIWGSTYLLNKIAVTELPPFMLASFRFITAGLLIFLLCKIMKINLKISKKQFLNTIIAGFLFLSFGNGVVVWALRYVDSGFAALEISAQPLIVLILLRIIDNKKIKVMSMIGVGLGILGMYLLVNQKQVLSGEDSLLGMAMIFVCLVSWAYGSIFVSKAELPLNYFVNTGYQMITGGIMLMIMSLLFGEQWSLPNTWSGEVQLSMILLVIFGSIVAFTSFNYLLKVVSPEKVATSTYVNPIIAMSLGWYFLYEQITSQSILAAMVLLTGVYFINTKKRLVLFSRFRGRTTKLDATK; this is encoded by the coding sequence ATGCCTAGATCTTCTCAAACCTTATTAATAATTCTAGCTTTCTTTTCCATCTATGTTATTTGGGGATCTACCTACCTTTTAAATAAAATAGCGGTTACAGAGTTGCCTCCATTTATGTTGGCTTCATTTAGATTTATTACAGCTGGCTTATTAATTTTTCTTCTTTGTAAAATAATGAAGATCAACTTAAAGATCTCTAAAAAGCAGTTTTTAAATACGATCATAGCCGGTTTCTTATTTTTATCTTTTGGAAATGGAGTAGTGGTATGGGCACTTAGATATGTAGACAGCGGTTTTGCTGCTTTAGAGATATCTGCTCAACCTTTAATTGTTCTAATATTATTAAGGATCATAGATAATAAGAAAATTAAAGTTATGTCTATGATTGGAGTAGGACTAGGAATATTGGGAATGTATCTATTAGTAAATCAAAAGCAGGTATTATCTGGGGAAGATTCACTTTTGGGAATGGCTATGATCTTTGTTTGTCTGGTAAGCTGGGCTTATGGAAGCATCTTTGTTAGCAAAGCAGAATTACCTTTAAATTATTTTGTGAATACCGGCTACCAGATGATTACCGGTGGAATTATGTTAATGATAATGAGCTTATTATTTGGAGAACAGTGGTCTCTACCAAACACATGGAGTGGGGAAGTTCAACTTTCTATGATCTTATTAGTAATATTTGGAAGCATTGTAGCATTTACATCTTTCAATTATCTATTAAAGGTGGTATCCCCAGAAAAGGTAGCTACTTCTACTTATGTAAATCCAATAATAGCCATGAGCTTAGGCTGGTATTTTTTATATGAACAAATTACATCACAGTCTATACTTGCAGCGATGGTATTATTAACCGGTGTATATTTTATAAATACAAAGAAGAGATTGGTGCTATTTTCAAGATTTAGAGGTAGAACAACTAAACTAGATGCTACCAAATAG
- a CDS encoding peptide-methionine (S)-S-oxide reductase: MSIQKVALGGGCHWCTEAVFQQLRGVGQVCQGYVRSTGENSNFSEAIIVHYDAEIISLSKLIEIHLYTHKSTSNHSFRVKYRSAVYYYTQSQKVEVDKILLYHQKKFNKNIITRALPLHQFKESREEIQDYYNKDPNKPFCRTYIAPKLQILLSQFTDNLDL, from the coding sequence ATGTCAATACAAAAGGTGGCGCTTGGTGGAGGTTGCCATTGGTGTACAGAAGCAGTATTTCAGCAACTAAGAGGAGTAGGGCAAGTGTGCCAAGGTTACGTTAGGTCTACGGGTGAAAATTCTAATTTTTCTGAGGCGATAATCGTTCATTATGATGCTGAAATCATTTCGCTCTCAAAGCTTATAGAAATTCATTTATATACTCATAAAAGTACTTCCAATCATAGCTTCAGAGTAAAGTATAGATCTGCAGTTTATTATTATACTCAAAGTCAAAAAGTAGAAGTAGATAAAATTCTACTCTATCATCAAAAAAAATTCAATAAAAATATAATTACAAGAGCTTTGCCTCTCCATCAATTTAAAGAATCTAGAGAAGAGATACAGGATTACTACAATAAAGATCCTAATAAGCCTTTTTGTAGAACTTATATAGCTCCAAAGCTTCAAATTTTATTATCACAGTTTACGGATAATCTAGATCTATAA
- a CDS encoding TetR/AcrR family transcriptional regulator — MSTVNKSQLKREALVKATINLVNNNGFHATPMSKIAKMANVSPATIYLYFENKQDLINKVYIQVKTAFTEYAFKDYAPTMDVEVGFKVIWNNIANFKLSDVDEAFFLSQCDNTPMVDEDSRQEGLKHLQPLLDLWQRGIDEKKIKPLSAYLLYAYTVYPVAFLMNMQQRDILKMDSKSLEDAYTAAWDSIKL; from the coding sequence ATGTCCACAGTAAACAAAAGTCAGTTAAAAAGAGAAGCATTAGTTAAAGCTACTATTAATTTGGTGAACAATAATGGTTTTCATGCCACGCCAATGTCCAAGATAGCAAAAATGGCCAATGTATCTCCCGCTACTATTTACTTATATTTCGAAAATAAACAAGACCTTATTAATAAGGTATATATTCAGGTGAAAACTGCATTTACAGAATATGCTTTTAAAGACTATGCTCCTACCATGGATGTTGAAGTAGGTTTTAAAGTTATCTGGAATAACATAGCCAATTTTAAATTGAGTGATGTAGATGAAGCTTTTTTTCTATCTCAATGTGACAATACTCCAATGGTGGACGAAGATAGTAGGCAAGAGGGATTGAAACATCTACAACCCCTATTAGATCTTTGGCAACGTGGAATTGATGAAAAGAAAATAAAACCCCTATCTGCATATCTTCTTTACGCATATACCGTATATCCTGTAGCATTTTTAATGAATATGCAACAACGAGATATTCTGAAAATGGATAGCAAAAGTTTAGAAGATGCTTATACTGCAGCTTGGGACAGTATCAAATTATAA
- a CDS encoding NADP-dependent oxidoreductase, whose amino-acid sequence MSNTILLDKRPEGTPKLSDFKFTEENVAEIKDGEMLLATKYVSVDPYLRGRMSDAKSYVPPFELHKPISSGVIAEVLESKNEKFSKGDFVSGRLDWKKNQVNDGKELIKVDSEKAPLSAYLGILGMTGLTAYLGLTQIGKPKEGETLVVSGAAGAVGSVVGQIGKIMGLRVVGIAGTDEKVEMLKSEFGFDAGINYNTTENMKDAIKEACPNGVDIYFDNVGGEISDAILFNINRFARMIICGAISVYNETSVPKGVSVQPFLIKNSALMQGFIVSNYEDKFQEAMQHLGTWLSEDKLNYSETIVESFDNIPQAFLDLFSGKNKGKMVVKV is encoded by the coding sequence ATGAGTAATACAATATTATTAGACAAAAGACCCGAAGGAACACCAAAACTTTCAGATTTTAAATTTACAGAGGAAAATGTAGCCGAGATTAAGGACGGCGAGATGTTGTTAGCAACAAAATATGTTTCTGTAGATCCTTATTTAAGAGGAAGAATGAGCGATGCCAAATCTTATGTTCCACCATTCGAATTACATAAACCTATTTCCTCAGGAGTAATTGCAGAAGTACTAGAATCAAAAAATGAAAAGTTTAGTAAAGGAGATTTTGTTTCAGGAAGATTAGACTGGAAGAAGAATCAGGTAAATGATGGAAAAGAACTTATAAAAGTAGATTCAGAAAAAGCACCGCTGTCTGCATATTTAGGAATCTTAGGGATGACTGGATTAACAGCATATTTAGGTTTAACACAAATTGGAAAACCTAAAGAAGGTGAAACTTTAGTAGTATCTGGAGCAGCTGGTGCTGTAGGTAGTGTAGTTGGTCAGATAGGAAAGATCATGGGATTGAGAGTAGTAGGAATTGCAGGAACCGATGAGAAAGTAGAAATGCTTAAATCTGAATTTGGTTTTGATGCAGGTATTAACTACAATACCACAGAAAATATGAAAGACGCCATTAAGGAAGCCTGTCCAAATGGAGTAGATATTTATTTTGATAATGTAGGAGGAGAAATTTCAGATGCTATTCTTTTCAATATCAATAGATTCGCCAGAATGATTATTTGTGGTGCAATCTCTGTCTATAATGAAACTTCAGTTCCAAAAGGTGTGAGTGTACAACCATTTTTAATTAAGAACAGTGCCTTAATGCAAGGTTTTATTGTCTCTAATTATGAAGATAAATTTCAGGAGGCTATGCAACATCTAGGCACATGGCTAAGTGAAGATAAATTAAATTATTCTGAAACTATTGTAGAAAGTTTTGATAATATACCACAAGCCTTTTTAGACCTTTTCTCTGGTAAGAATAAAGGAAAAATGGTTGTCAAAGTATAA
- a CDS encoding type 1 glutamine amidotransferase domain-containing protein, with protein sequence MKKIHILLFAISFGSIAAQEKKENINHKKEKDMKVLFVLTSHDKLGDTGKKTGFWIEEFANPYYTLLDKGVEITVATPKGGKAPIDPSSDSEDAQTEDTKRFHNDKDAQQVINTTKVLADIDASDFDAVFYPGGHGPLWDLSKDKTSIKLIETFNAKKKPIGFVCHAPAALKNVKGENGEPLVKGKKVTGFTNTEEEAVQLTNVVPFLVEDMLKDNGGIYSKLGDWEEYAIVDGNLITGQNPASSGLVAEKLFEMLKN encoded by the coding sequence ATGAAGAAAATACATATTTTATTATTTGCGATAAGCTTTGGAAGTATCGCAGCACAAGAGAAGAAAGAGAATATTAATCACAAAAAAGAAAAAGATATGAAAGTATTATTTGTATTGACCTCTCATGATAAATTGGGAGACACAGGGAAAAAAACAGGATTTTGGATTGAAGAATTTGCAAATCCATATTATACATTATTAGATAAAGGTGTAGAAATTACTGTTGCAACGCCAAAAGGAGGTAAAGCTCCTATAGATCCTAGTAGTGATAGTGAAGATGCTCAAACTGAGGATACAAAGCGTTTTCACAATGATAAAGATGCGCAACAGGTAATTAATACTACAAAAGTTCTTGCAGACATAGATGCAAGCGATTTTGATGCTGTTTTCTATCCTGGTGGACACGGTCCGCTTTGGGATCTATCTAAGGATAAAACTTCAATTAAATTAATTGAAACCTTTAACGCTAAGAAAAAACCTATAGGATTTGTATGTCATGCTCCGGCTGCATTGAAAAATGTAAAAGGTGAAAATGGAGAACCCTTAGTTAAAGGAAAAAAAGTAACCGGATTCACGAATACTGAAGAAGAAGCCGTACAACTTACTAATGTTGTTCCTTTCCTAGTAGAAGACATGTTGAAAGACAATGGAGGAATATATTCTAAATTAGGAGATTGGGAAGAATATGCTATAGTAGATGGAAATTTAATTACTGGTCAAAACCCTGCATCTTCAGGATTAGTTGCTGAGAAATTATTTGAGATGCTAAAGAATTAA
- a CDS encoding DMT family transporter, which translates to MNKKAIYAIIICAILAGANGLLIKYMSSMTTGSIAWFRTAIPILILIPFLYKDGELHFKGNNKKMLLASFINAIRMYLYLLAYMYTSIGNTVVLFYTYPIFVTAIEIIFFKQKIKRQQVLLLFLAFVGIVITYIGKPFSFYSRDFIGMLAAIGASIGYATTVVLFKAENHRYSKNQMVFFQNIIGAIVFVPFLMSLPEADLSHIGMGVFYGFLIGIVVFKLFFYGLSHLTASTATTLMYLEVVSAILLGYLVLGEPLTWNILFGGSLIITSSYLISRMNKKATLKEVESVTE; encoded by the coding sequence ATGAATAAAAAAGCCATCTACGCTATAATTATATGTGCAATCTTAGCGGGTGCCAATGGATTGCTTATAAAATATATGAGCAGCATGACTACCGGCTCTATCGCATGGTTTAGAACAGCTATTCCTATTCTTATATTAATTCCGTTTTTATATAAAGATGGAGAATTGCATTTTAAAGGCAACAATAAGAAGATGTTATTAGCTTCATTTATAAATGCTATTAGAATGTATCTTTATTTGTTGGCCTATATGTACACCTCTATTGGAAATACGGTAGTGCTTTTCTATACCTACCCAATCTTTGTGACAGCGATAGAAATAATTTTCTTTAAGCAAAAGATTAAGAGACAACAAGTTTTATTATTATTCTTAGCATTTGTAGGTATTGTAATAACGTATATAGGAAAACCATTCAGTTTTTACTCTAGAGATTTTATTGGAATGCTAGCAGCCATAGGAGCTTCCATTGGTTATGCTACAACTGTTGTGCTATTTAAAGCTGAAAATCATAGGTATAGTAAGAACCAAATGGTGTTCTTTCAGAATATAATTGGTGCCATTGTTTTTGTACCTTTTTTGATGAGTTTACCGGAAGCTGATTTATCTCATATTGGTATGGGTGTATTTTATGGATTTCTTATTGGGATTGTAGTTTTCAAACTTTTCTTCTACGGTCTAAGTCATTTAACTGCCTCTACAGCTACAACACTAATGTATCTTGAAGTGGTAAGTGCTATCTTACTGGGCTATTTAGTGCTGGGCGAGCCATTAACTTGGAATATTCTCTTTGGAGGTAGTTTAATTATTACAAGCAGTTATTTGATATCTAGGATGAATAAAAAAGCAACTTTAAAAGAAGTGGAAAGCGTAACAGAATAA
- a CDS encoding KTSC domain-containing protein, which yields MKRVNEYKKLFNVEKDIDLKQLKTSYRNLVKEWHPDKFQESDEKHAEAEIKSKQIIDGYHFLVSIAPETIAANLDEYNKTISESGISDFQHKGNVLEISFMDGTTYEYFGVNKALFVKLINSDRQFRFAKRNIFNSFLYRKSKKDLEMQTA from the coding sequence ATGAAGCGTGTAAACGAATACAAGAAATTATTTAATGTTGAGAAAGATATAGATCTTAAGCAATTAAAGACTTCTTATAGAAATTTAGTTAAAGAATGGCATCCGGATAAATTTCAGGAAAGTGATGAAAAGCACGCCGAAGCCGAGATTAAAAGTAAGCAGATTATAGATGGATACCACTTTTTAGTAAGTATTGCTCCAGAAACTATTGCAGCTAACTTAGATGAATATAATAAAACTATTAGCGAATCTGGAATTTCAGATTTTCAGCATAAAGGGAATGTTTTAGAAATTAGTTTTATGGACGGAACTACTTACGAGTATTTTGGTGTTAATAAAGCTTTATTTGTAAAATTGATCAATTCTGATCGTCAATTTAGATTTGCCAAAAGAAATATTTTCAACTCTTTTCTTTATAGAAAATCTAAGAAAGATCTTGAAATGCAAACTGCTTAA
- a CDS encoding YceI family protein: MENTKNTWKIDESHSNVTFKVKHMMISTVSGEFEKFEGSLEAAKENFEDAQFEFSLEVASITTKNKDRDTHLKSDDFFNAEKFPKLKFKSTSFDGDTLKGDLTIRDVTKPVSLEVEYNGTAVDPYGQTKAGFEFKGEINRKDFNLTWNGVTEAGNIVVSDKVRMIVDAQFIKQ; the protein is encoded by the coding sequence ATGGAAAACACAAAGAATACTTGGAAAATTGATGAGTCACACTCTAATGTAACTTTCAAAGTAAAACATATGATGATCTCTACGGTTTCAGGAGAATTTGAAAAATTTGAAGGAAGTCTAGAAGCTGCCAAAGAGAATTTTGAAGATGCTCAATTCGAATTTTCTTTAGAGGTAGCATCAATTACCACTAAGAATAAAGATAGAGATACGCATTTAAAATCGGACGATTTCTTTAATGCTGAAAAATTTCCGAAGTTAAAATTTAAATCAACTTCTTTTGATGGAGATACTTTAAAAGGAGATTTAACTATTAGAGACGTAACCAAACCCGTTAGTTTAGAAGTAGAATATAATGGAACGGCTGTAGATCCATACGGACAAACGAAAGCCGGATTTGAGTTTAAAGGAGAGATCAATAGAAAAGATTTTAACCTTACTTGGAACGGAGTTACAGAAGCCGGAAATATTGTAGTTTCAGATAAGGTAAGAATGATTGTTGACGCACAATTTATAAAGCAATAA